A DNA window from Abyssisolibacter fermentans contains the following coding sequences:
- a CDS encoding KOW domain-containing RNA-binding protein, with the protein MKLVETTDDITIGQVVISKRGRDSGRCFVVLQKLDKEYILICDGDLRKLDRPKKKKIKHVGVTNTVLEELKKKIVKNERINNSYIRKQLATINDGR; encoded by the coding sequence GTGAAATTAGTGGAAACAACTGATGATATAACAATTGGTCAAGTTGTGATATCTAAAAGAGGAAGAGATAGCGGAAGGTGCTTTGTGGTTTTACAAAAGCTAGATAAAGAATATATTTTGATATGTGATGGAGATTTAAGAAAGCTTGATAGACCAAAGAAGAAAAAAATAAAGCATGTAGGCGTTACAAATACCGTATTAGAAGAACTAAAGAAGAAAATTGTTAAAAATGAAAGAATTAATAATTCTTATATAAGAAAACAATTGGCTACTATTAATGATGGCA
- the map gene encoding type I methionyl aminopeptidase codes for MIILKSDREIQKLKKAGAIVAQTHEYLKSFIKPGVTTKELDEVAEKFIRKLGAEPAFKDYNGYPSTICTSINNEVVHGIPGLRKLKDGDIISIDIGSLIDGYYGDAARTHAVGNVSDEALKLINVTERSFFEGLKYAKVGYRLSDISHAIQKYVEANGFSVVRDYVGHGVGQELHEDPQIPHFGPPGKGPRLKKGMVLAIEPMVNAGSFHVRVLEDNWTVVTVDGKLSAHYENTIAITDGEPELLTLSRGEISGNN; via the coding sequence ATGATAATTTTAAAAAGCGATAGAGAGATACAGAAGCTCAAAAAAGCTGGAGCTATTGTAGCACAGACTCATGAATATCTTAAAAGCTTTATTAAGCCAGGAGTTACTACAAAAGAACTAGATGAAGTTGCAGAGAAATTCATTAGAAAACTTGGTGCAGAGCCTGCATTTAAAGATTATAATGGTTATCCTTCAACTATATGTACTTCAATAAATAATGAAGTAGTACATGGAATACCAGGGTTAAGAAAGTTAAAAGATGGCGATATTATAAGTATAGACATAGGATCGTTAATTGATGGATATTATGGGGATGCGGCTAGAACACATGCAGTTGGTAATGTATCAGATGAGGCTTTAAAACTTATAAATGTTACTGAGAGAAGTTTTTTTGAGGGATTAAAATATGCTAAAGTAGGATATAGATTATCTGATATATCACATGCAATACAAAAGTATGTGGAAGCTAACGGTTTTTCAGTGGTAAGAGATTATGTAGGTCATGGTGTTGGTCAAGAGCTACATGAAGACCCTCAAATACCACATTTTGGACCTCCAGGAAAAGGTCCAAGATTAAAGAAAGGCATGGTGTTGGCAATTGAGCCAATGGTAAATGCTGGCTCATTCCATGTTAGAGTACTTGAAGATAACTGGACAGTTGTCACAGTAGATGGTAAATTATCAGCTCATTATGAAAACACTATAGCTATTACAGATGGAGAACCAGAATTATTAACACTATCGCGAGGTGAAATTAGTGGAAACAACTGA
- a CDS encoding adenylate kinase, with amino-acid sequence MRLILLGPPGAGKGTQASGIVKKYNIPHISTGDIFRKNIKEGTELGIKAKEYMNKGLLVPDELVVAIVKDRLVQDDCKKGFLLDGFPRTVAQADALDIELKNLKYNLDKVINIEVSKDELIKRAVGRRICKECGGTYHLIFNPSKTEGVCDECGGELYQRKDDNEETVTKRIEEYLNKTQPLINYYEKQDKIVNIDGKQDIDKVYEDILKALGGE; translated from the coding sequence TTGAGGTTAATATTACTAGGACCACCTGGAGCTGGGAAAGGAACCCAAGCTTCAGGTATAGTAAAAAAATATAATATACCACATATTTCAACTGGTGATATTTTCAGAAAAAATATTAAAGAAGGTACAGAGCTTGGAATTAAAGCAAAAGAGTACATGAATAAAGGCCTTTTGGTACCAGATGAGCTTGTGGTTGCAATAGTAAAGGACAGATTAGTTCAGGATGATTGCAAAAAAGGATTTTTATTAGACGGTTTTCCAAGAACCGTTGCACAAGCAGATGCTTTAGATATTGAGTTAAAAAATTTAAAATATAATTTAGATAAAGTAATTAATATTGAAGTTTCTAAGGATGAATTAATTAAAAGGGCAGTCGGACGCCGTATATGTAAAGAATGCGGCGGGACTTACCATTTAATATTCAATCCTTCAAAAACAGAAGGTGTTTGTGATGAGTGCGGTGGCGAATTATATCAAAGAAAAGATGATAATGAAGAGACCGTTACAAAAAGAATCGAAGAATATCTGAATAAAACACAGCCATTGATTAATTATTATGAAAAGCAAGATAAGATAGTAAATATCGATGGAAAGCAAGATATAGATAAGGTTTATGAAGATATTTTAAAAGCCCTAGGGGGCGAATAG
- the secY gene encoding preprotein translocase subunit SecY — MISTLRNAWKIPDLRKRMLFTLAMLFIFRLGANIPAPFIDKKLIANLFNTDSGSVLELFNLMSGGAFKRFTIFALGVYPYITSSIIFQLLTIAIPSLERLAKEGEAGRKKIAQYTRYGTVVFALIQAVGLTLGLFRNALTNNTFLGKFTVILVLTAGTAFLMWLGEQITDKGIGNGISLIIFAGIVTKIPQDIYTVSTLYVTGGISIIALILFVALLLAVVTGVVGIQEGQRRIPVQYAKRVVGRKMYGGQSTHIPLKVLMAGVIPVIFSTSILQFLPTLTMFWPNSGFANFVTEYFTIRGTVGIWIYSLLNFILILGFTYFYTMIQFNPVEYSNNLKQYGGFIPGIRPGKPTSEFLSKVLNRITFIGAVALALIATIPLLVNTQSGITLSFSGTSLLIVVGVALETVKQIEAQMQMRHYKGFLK, encoded by the coding sequence ATGATATCAACTCTAAGAAATGCTTGGAAAATACCAGATTTAAGAAAAAGAATGCTATTTACATTAGCGATGTTATTTATTTTTAGATTAGGTGCTAATATTCCGGCTCCATTTATTGACAAGAAGCTTATTGCTAATTTGTTTAATACTGATTCTGGCTCAGTTTTGGAGCTTTTCAACTTAATGTCAGGTGGAGCATTCAAGAGATTTACAATTTTTGCATTAGGAGTTTATCCATATATTACATCATCAATAATTTTTCAGCTTCTAACGATAGCTATACCTAGCTTAGAAAGATTAGCTAAAGAAGGGGAAGCAGGCAGAAAGAAAATTGCACAGTATACTAGATATGGTACAGTTGTATTTGCATTGATTCAAGCAGTAGGTTTAACATTGGGATTATTTAGAAATGCGCTAACAAACAACACATTTTTAGGTAAATTCACAGTAATATTAGTATTAACAGCTGGAACTGCATTCTTAATGTGGTTAGGTGAACAAATAACTGATAAAGGTATTGGTAATGGTATATCATTAATAATCTTTGCTGGTATAGTTACAAAAATACCACAAGATATATATACTGTTTCAACTCTTTATGTAACAGGTGGTATTAGTATAATAGCTTTAATACTATTTGTAGCGTTATTACTTGCTGTTGTAACAGGTGTGGTTGGTATACAAGAAGGACAAAGAAGAATACCAGTACAGTATGCAAAAAGAGTAGTTGGAAGAAAAATGTATGGAGGACAAAGTACACACATACCATTAAAGGTATTAATGGCAGGAGTTATTCCTGTAATATTCTCAACTTCTATACTTCAGTTTCTACCAACATTAACAATGTTCTGGCCTAACTCAGGATTTGCTAATTTTGTTACTGAATACTTTACTATAAGAGGTACTGTAGGAATATGGATTTACAGTTTATTAAACTTTATTTTAATACTAGGATTCACTTATTTCTACACTATGATACAGTTTAATCCAGTAGAGTATTCTAATAATCTTAAACAGTACGGAGGATTTATTCCAGGAATTAGACCAGGAAAACCAACATCAGAGTTTTTAAGCAAGGTGTTAAACAGAATTACCTTTATTGGGGCGGTTGCTCTTGCTCTAATAGCTACAATACCACTACTAGTTAATACCCAATCAGGTATTACGCTTAGCTTTAGTGGAACATCATTACTAATTGTTGTTGGTGTTGCCTTAGAAACTGTTAAGCAAATAGAAGCACAGATGCAAATGAGACATTATAAAGGATTTTTGAAATAA
- the rplO gene encoding 50S ribosomal protein L15: MKLHQLKPNPGTTKNRKRLGRGTATGQGKTAGRGQDGQKSRSGGGVRPGFEGGQMPLARRLPKRGFKNIFAKKYVIVNISDLNRFEDNTEVTPELLLETGILKKLEDGVKVLGNGELNKKLTIKAQKFSKSALEKIEATGGKVEVI; this comes from the coding sequence ATGAAACTACATCAATTAAAACCTAATCCAGGGACTACAAAAAATCGAAAAAGATTAGGTAGAGGTACCGCAACTGGTCAAGGTAAAACAGCTGGTAGAGGTCAAGATGGCCAGAAATCAAGATCAGGTGGTGGGGTAAGACCTGGGTTTGAAGGTGGTCAAATGCCTTTAGCAAGAAGACTTCCAAAAAGAGGCTTTAAGAACATTTTTGCTAAAAAGTATGTTATTGTCAATATTAGTGACTTAAATAGATTTGAAGATAATACAGAAGTTACTCCAGAGCTATTACTTGAAACTGGAATACTAAAGAAACTTGAAGATGGTGTGAAAGTGTTAGGTAATGGTGAATTAAACAAAAAATTAACAATAAAAGCCCAAAAGTTTAGTAAAAGTGCATTAGAAAAAATTGAAGCTACTGGGGGAAAGGTAGAGGTGATTTAG
- the rpmD gene encoding 50S ribosomal protein L30 has protein sequence MATIKVKLTRSKIGRIEKQKRTIEALGLKKIGQIVEHEDNAQIRGMIKKVNHMVEIVE, from the coding sequence TTGGCTACTATTAAAGTAAAATTAACTAGAAGCAAAATTGGAAGAATAGAAAAGCAAAAAAGAACTATTGAAGCATTAGGTCTAAAGAAGATAGGACAGATTGTTGAACATGAAGATAATGCTCAGATTAGAGGAATGATTAAAAAAGTAAACCACATGGTTGAAATAGTAGAATAA
- the rpsE gene encoding 30S ribosomal protein S5: protein MRRELIDASQLDLKEQVVNINRVTKVVKGGRNFRFSALVVVGDENGYVGVGMAKAIEIPDAIRKAIQNAKKHVIKIPLLGTTIPHEIIGNFGSGSVLLKPAPEGTGVIAGGPVRAILELAGVKDIRTKSLGSNNPRNMLNAVINGLAELKTAEEVAKLRGKSVEEIMS from the coding sequence ATGCGCCGTGAATTAATAGATGCAAGCCAATTAGACTTAAAAGAGCAGGTTGTTAATATAAATCGTGTTACTAAAGTTGTTAAAGGTGGTAGAAACTTTAGATTTAGTGCTTTAGTAGTTGTTGGAGATGAAAATGGTTATGTTGGAGTTGGAATGGCTAAAGCTATAGAGATTCCAGATGCTATAAGAAAAGCTATACAAAATGCTAAAAAACACGTTATAAAAATACCTTTACTTGGAACTACAATTCCTCACGAAATAATTGGAAATTTTGGATCAGGTAGCGTATTATTAAAACCTGCTCCAGAAGGTACAGGAGTAATTGCAGGAGGTCCAGTACGTGCTATACTTGAGCTTGCGGGAGTAAAAGATATTAGAACTAAATCATTAGGATCAAACAATCCAAGAAACATGCTAAATGCCGTTATTAACGGTTTAGCAGAGCTAAAAACTGCAGAAGAAGTTGCAAAACTTAGAGGAAAATCTGTAGAAGAGATCATGAGTTAG